From the genome of Pirellulaceae bacterium:
ACTCGGGTAACGAATCCTGTGCTGGTTGCTTGAACTCAGCAGGCACATTGGTTTGTTTGGGAGTTTTGTATCGGTTGTAATGGCCACAACGCACTAATACCCCGCTACGCCAATTGACCAATCTGCTGAAATGTCTGACGCAGCGCGGGATAAAGTCCCTGATAGATCGGGAACAATTGATCGTACGTCCGCACCGCAGATTTTTTTGGCGGAGTTCGTTTGACAACTTCGATAGTCGCCTTACAGGCTTCTTCAATATTCTTGAATCTGCCAATTCCCACTGCCGCTAGCAAGGCGACGCCATAGGCCGGACCTTGTTCGGCGTTGATGGAACACGCCGGTTGGTCCATCACATCAGCAAATATCTGTCGCCACAATTGGCTTTTTGCTCCGCCACCGCTGAGCCGCATTTCTTTGATAGGCACGCCCAATTGCTGAATGATCTCCAGGCTCTCCCGCAGGCTCATTGCCACACCTTCCATGACGGCCCGGGCCAGATGTCCGCGATGATGTTTGCTCGTCAGTCCCACAAAACAGCCGCGTGCCAATGGATCGGCATGTGGTGTTCGCTCACCTGCCAGGTAGGGCGCGAACAACAAACCTTCACTTCCTGGTGGCACCGACAGTGCTTCAGCGCTGATGGTTTGATAGGCATCGCTGCCACGTCGCGTGGCTAATTCGCGACATACATTTTCTACCAGCCATTGCAGCGACCCCGCAGCCGACAGAGTCACTCCCATCAGATGCCACTTGCCATTTACTGCGTGACAGAAGGTATGCAACCGACCGAGCTGATCAAATTGCGGCTGGTCCGAGTGCACGAACATCACCCCGGAGGTACCCAATGAAGCCGTCATGATGCCGCGTTGCACGATACCGTTTCCGATGGCTCCGGCTGCACAGTCACCAGCACCGCCAACCACTTGGCAGTCGCTAGTCAAACCTAGCTTCTCGGCTACTTCTGGAAGTAGACTGCCCGTAACCTGCTCCGATTCGTAAACTGTACCCAACATACCGACATCTAGTTGTAATTTCCCCAACAGCTCTTGTGACCATTTTCGATTGCGAACATCTAGCAGCAACATTCCGCTGGCATCGCTGACGTCGGTTGCCAATTCTCCAGTTA
Proteins encoded in this window:
- the xylB gene encoding xylulokinase; this encodes MSFTIGVDIGTSGTKSLLIDPDGNILAEASASYGLSMPKPLWTEQDPEDWWLATQKTIRAVIKQARVARGQVKCIGLSGQMHGSVFLDKAGKVLRPALLWNDQRTASECDQITTLAGGRDELIRMVANPALTGFTAPKILWLRNHEPRKYEKLTHVLLPKDEIRRRLTGELATDVSDASGMLLLDVRNRKWSQELLGKLQLDVGMLGTVYESEQVTGSLLPEVAEKLGLTSDCQVVGGAGDCAAGAIGNGIVQRGIMTASLGTSGVMFVHSDQPQFDQLGRLHTFCHAVNGKWHLMGVTLSAAGSLQWLVENVCRELATRRGSDAYQTISAEALSVPPGSEGLLFAPYLAGERTPHADPLARGCFVGLTSKHHRGHLARAVMEGVAMSLRESLEIIQQLGVPIKEMRLSGGGAKSQLWRQIFADVMDQPACSINAEQGPAYGVALLAAVGIGRFKNIEEACKATIEVVKRTPPKKSAVRTYDQLFPIYQGLYPALRQTFQQIGQLA